A region of the Dermacentor albipictus isolate Rhodes 1998 colony chromosome 4, USDA_Dalb.pri_finalv2, whole genome shotgun sequence genome:
AGAGCATCCAGGTACGCGAGTTCGGGCACCTGCTGCTTTTCGCGCACCACGGGCACGTAGTATCGTTCCCGCAGCTGCGTGCACAACGTCCGAAAGGCGGCCACAAAAAACACCTGGTCCGGGCTCTTGTCTTCCAGTCCGGGCAGCGTGGTCTCGTCGCGTGCGTCCGCGTAAGCGTGGTACGCCGTGTACGACAGCCGCAGCGCGAGGAGGTCGCTCACGAGACCACCGCACTTCATGACGGCTTCGTCGGCCGTACCGGTACGGCTGCTCTTGCCGATGGCGGTGAGCACGCAGTCGGAGCTCTTCTTGAACTCGATGCGCTCGCTCTCGCCCATCCAGCCGGCGTCGAGGGCGTGGAAGAACTCGTTCACCAAGTCCCTGGCGACCAGCACTCCAAGGCCGCCGAAGTTCATGGACCACGTAGTCTCGCTCACGTAGTACGGCGGGCTCATCACCCCGGAAGGGATAGCGAAGTGGTTGCTTCGGATGTCATACAGCAGGCTCTCACGGGGAGGTCCCGACTTCTGGTGAAGTTCGACAAGTCTCGATGGGAAAATGAAGTTGGACATCTTGCTAAAAGCATCCGTAGTGGTTGCGGCACTTCTCAATTGGTTCATGTAATTCGCACCCATGGCCTTAGCGACGAGGTCCAGGTATTGACCGCTAGAAGGAACCGTCGCGTAGTAGGCGTTCAGTGCAGTGTCGTTTATCAGCCAGGCCGGATATCCTACTGTTATGCTAGACTTGGACATGATTGCGGAAACCTTTTCTTTAGATTCGCCTTGCACCCATTTGAACTCCCCGATCATGTGACGCAGGCCTTCTTGCAATGTCATCATCATGCCGAGAGCCCTGTAGTCGGCGGCCTCGTAGCCCATCAGCTCGGCGTACACCCTACCGATGGCTAGTGGCATTGCCTCAGCTGCGTCCACAAGGCAACGCATCCAGTCGTCCAGTCGCGGCTGACCCAAAACGTTCTCCTGGAACGTCCTGTAACTGTTTCTGTACTTGTTAGTCGTGTGGCGCGAAAATTTCTGCATGAGGCGCCAGCCGAGGTAGTTCATGGCTCGTGTTTTGGTCGTGGCGTCTCGAAATAGTAGGCCTAATTTCTTGAAGTAGGATACGGAACGCACAAGTATCATGGTGTCCGCGGTTATTTCGTGAGTGAAGCCGCTCACAATCGTCTTCAGCACCTTAACCCAATTGATCCCCGTGTCTTTGTCAGTGTATTGGCCTATTTCGCTAACCTTGATCTTTTTTAGTCGCTTCTTGCGGCACTGTACGTTGCACCGATGAGCCAAGTTCACCTCGAAGGCGAAGATGTTGCTCACCATTTTTTCAGAAGGTCCTTGCTGAAAGTCCTCAACGACGCTTGAAATGTAGACCTTGTAGGCTTTAATAGCTTCCTTCTGCGTGGTTCTGTACGTCAGCAGCATGTCCGTCGGCAGGACAAACGTTGAACATTCGAGTGCTATCAGCTTCCTGGCGTGCATTTGAGCGTCCTCGGGGTCTGGAATCATGCGTACTGACACAAAGACTCCAGAGCCGGTGTCGCGAATGTACTCTGCCATAATTTCTTCCGGTTTGCCACTGAAACGACCTTTATATGGCCAGTCGCTCAGAGAGTACTTCTGTCTCAGTTTGTTCAGTGGACCCACGCCATTTTCATCTCTCCTGCGGAAGTCCTCACAATCCTTATAGATCATGGCCAGTTTACCCAGGGCATGTCCTGACTGTGCGTACGGGTAATAACTCTCCACAAGTCGTCGAATTTCTGAGTACATGTCATCGGTGACGTGCTTTTCTGCGCCGAGTACGACCTTCTGGTACTTCTCGCTTGGCTCATGTATCCATCGTTCACAAACGTACTGGAACATGCTATCGCACGGTTCGACGCTGTGGTTTATAGCGTAGAACAATGTGGTTCCGCCTATTCCGCACCGAATGGTGCGACAAACATGTCCAAGACCTTTCTTCGTGCCGGTAGGAACAACAACGGGTGGGACAACGGGTCCGACATAGAGGTACACGAAGAGGTCCAGGTACGACATGACTAGAAGTATTATGAGGACCAGTATGTTACCAAACAACAACAATAAGGGGATCGTCCTTATTCGAACCAAAGCGATGTAGTAGGCCTCGTCTCCTTGGGGCTTGAGGAACGCCACTTTAACTTGAACGTCGGGGCTTGCTTGCGCTATTGGTGGCAATGGAGACATTGGTGCTTCTgtttcttccttcgacttttctgTTTCTTCCACGGGTGCCCTCTCTTCGCTCCCCTCGTGCGGCAGTGTTTCGCCACCTTCATCGAGTCGCTCTCTCTCTGCTTCTGATTCGCCCTCTTTCCATACTGTTTCCTCATGTTCTTCTTCCGGTTTCTCCTCTTGTTCCTCGTCGTGAGTTTTCTCGCCTGCTTCCTCTTCAGGGGGCTGGCTGTACTCGGTCTCGAGTGGCGCTTCGCTCTTCGACGGTGGCTGCTCGCTGCTGGTCGGTTTGTCCTCCTTTATGCTCGTCGACACCCCGGCCGCGCTGCTTGTGCGCTTGGTCAGTTCCTCACCTTCGACCGCAACCGGAAGCCCTTCTGTCTCTACGTCTTCTTTTGCCGTTGTCCGTGAATCTGAAGCCTTGGCCGCGAGGAAGCTCTCGGCTTCCTCACCCTTGACTACTATTGAGCCGCCTCTTGGCGTTGCCGCGGTAGCGCCTTGTGCAGCTTCGGGTGGACTATCCTGAGCCACCTCGATTTCCAACATTTGCAGATCTCCTACGTTTGAGCCAGATTTGGACTTCCCCGACTGTTCAGAGCCAGCGGTGGGTCCCTGTGCTGAGGCTGCTTCCGCGTGAGCGAAGTCCTCCTTCTCAACAACTTGTTTCCCGTCACTGCTGGATTTGAAAGCAGTGGGCGGTCCTCCCGTTTCGGATGCGTCTTTCCGCTCATCAGAGGGCTCCCATACCTTCTCTATTACTTCCTCTGGTACCTTTTCGGCAAGACTCCCTTCGGTCGACCCTTTTGGGGGAAACTCTACAGAGAGAAGGCTTACGTCCCCTTCCGTGTGCTCACTGCTCTTTTTAGGTTCAGACTCTTTCTCTTCTGCACCCAAAGAAACTTCTTCCAGCTTACTCAAATCCCCTTTCGAAGTGCTTTCTATCGGGGCATAAGGGTGAGGAGGAGGCGTCACTGAGGGCCGTTTCTCTTCCAAGATGTCCCCTCCCTTCCCAGGTTTGGCCAATTTGGTGGCTCCGCCATCATCTTGAGGAACTTCCTGTACCCGCTCCTCCGCCTTTCGTGCAGGCGGAGGCTTTTCCACTGGCACAGCAATCGAGCCCGCCTCAAGTTTCGGCACAGGTGTCGCTTCTTTTCTTTCGTCTATTGCAGTTTGAGATACCGGCTTGAGAAGTGCTTCTTCCGACGCTTTACGCTGCAAGGGTACGGATGCCTGCTCTGGGAATGGAGTCACTTCTTTCAGAGGCGGGGCGGCTTCCAAATCTTTCACTGACGGTTGCTTGACTGGTGTGATTTCCTTTTCTACGATTTCCTTGGGCGGCGAAATCTTGCGACCCTTAGGTACGGGAGCAGCGGAGGGGGCCCCAGGCGGCAAGTGATCCGCGTCGGGAGCGGGCTTCTTTTGATTGTCGCTCTCCTCCAAGATCGGCAACGATGACGCTAATGATTTCGTATCGGTAGTTCGTCCAGGGAGCGGGAGAACTTTTCCAGCGTGCAGACAGCCCTTGTAGTACTCTCTTCCATGAGTCGACATATCCGACGACGAAGTGTCAGGGCCCCGTTTGTCCGAGCTGAGAGAAGAGTGTGACATGTAGTACTTGTACGTCGGTGTGCGTGGCGCAGGATGAGAACTCGTGGGAAGTTCGCGCTTTCTAGTGGGATCCTTAGATCTCCGGCTTGAAGGAGACCCCGGCTTTCCTGCAGCCTTTCTGAGATTCGCCAAATCCACATCTCTCGTTGTGATGCTGGTCATGTCGGGCGCCGCATCTCTTGTGGTGGCACTTGACGGCTCGGGCCCATGCATTTCACTGTAAGTGCTACTCCGTAGCGGTCGTGTCTGACGTCGCGCGAGCTTCACAGAAACCGGGAACACATGTTCTTCTTTGGGTGAGGCGTCCTGTTTCGGTTTTGCCACAATCTGTCGCTCAACAAGGTTACCCACCGctgcagttcttttcacgccaaGACTTTCTCGTCGCGGGCCCTTTTTAGAGCGCCTTTGTGCCTGTGGTAGCTCCTTCGGAGTTTCGCAGGGCCTGGGCTTGAGTGGCATGGAATTCAACTCGATTATCAGAGACTTTTCGGCCTCTTCAAAAGGTATAACATTTCTGGCGTCTGGAACCGTAACCACCCGTGACCGAGAGGCACTTCCACCTggcgcgactgcgtcggttctcgCTGTTGTACTGCTCGTCTCACCGGATATGGGTAATTCCTCATGGATATCATCATGTCCTTCGTCGCTCCGGTTTGCCGATTTTTCGAAACCTTCCTTTCCAAACACTTTTTCCCAGTGTGCGAAGAGGTCTTTGCCCGTATTTGATGAATCTGGAGTTTCTTTACCCGACACGCTTCCGTCCCCTTCTCCGGACAACTCGCTAGCGGCACGTTGACCTTGATGTTGCGGCATGGGCACTATGTAACGGGTCTGCTTGGAGGATCTCTCGGCTGGCACGGGTGTTCCAGACCCCTTACTGGACCCGCTCTTGTCCCCTGATGGCGCAGTAGTGTCGGTGGTTCCCAGCGGGAGGCTGCTTGTGGCTGTCTGGGTCGTAGGTTGACTTCGCGTAGTCGTGCCACGAGCGCTAGTCGAAGCCACATCTGTAGTCCTGGGGCTTTTCGGCCCGTCAAATTCGCCGTACGGCACAATGAACGATGCCGGAGAAGTGGGGTCGGATGACGGTTCGGTAGCCTTATCCACGTCATCCGGTCGTCTTATCAGAGGCGTCCATTCGGGGCCAGAAGCGTCAGGTGCGTTTCTGCTGAGGACGAAAGGGACGCTTTCCCTGGGTTTCCAGCGTCGTTTTTGCTGCTTTTGTGGGGATCCCGACAGCAGGTTTCCCTCAGAAATCGACTTTTGAAGCTTGATGAGAAGTGGCAGATCCCCTTCCCTTGCCCGGTCGACCCTCTTTGCTGGCACGTGCGCTGGCTGGTCACGCTCACCGCGGCGCTTACCCTTAAACATCGCCATCTGCGGACTTGTCGGGGTGTCGGCTGGGACGGACGCCCGCTTGTCGCGCTGCCTAGGTGCGAACTCAGGCACGTGTCGCAGAAGAGTGACAGGGGCGTCGGACAGATCGTCGCTGAGCGAGAAGGCAACCTCTTGGAGCTCTCGCGATGGTCCCTGCACCGCCATCGATGCGCCGGCCGACGTGTCCCGGTAGAGCATCGACGGCGTCGTAGTAGTCGTGGTGGTCAGTATCGTACTTGCGAACGTCGCCGCTCTCGACGACGGGCTCTCGTCCAGTGTGGTCGTGTCGCCGGTCGTGCTGACCGCGGATAGGTACTCTTGCGAGCTGTGCACCACTTCGGCGCGCCATCCGCTCGCGGCGCGCCGTCGCCTCTGCACCGGCGACGGCGACCCGACCCGAGGTCTTCTCCTGCGAGGCCTCCGTCTCGAACTGCTGCTCAGGAACTGGCTGCACGATCCAGGGGTGGCCGCGGTGGCAATGGTGACCGCGGCGCTTCCCGCCGGCTCCGTGTCGGTAGACTCGTCGTCCGAGATGGGCCGCCGCATCTTGCCCAAACTACGTCGGGTGTGGACGACTCATCTGCCTCACGCGTTGACGGCTCCTTCTCGAACACTTTACGTGCTTCATGGATCCTCACAGGTGCGGATA
Encoded here:
- the LOC135917786 gene encoding uncharacterized protein, producing MRRPISDDESTDTEPAGSAAVTIATAATPGSCSQFLSSSSRRRPRRRRPRVGSPSPVQRRRRAASGWRAEVVHSSQEYLSAVSTTGDTTTLDESPSSRAATFASTILTTTTTTTPSMLYRDTSAGASMAVQGPSRELQEVAFSLSDDLSDAPVTLLRHVPEFAPRQRDKRASVPADTPTSPQMAMFKGKRRGERDQPAHVPAKRVDRAREGDLPLLIKLQKSISEGNLLSGSPQKQQKRRWKPRESVPFVLSRNAPDASGPEWTPLIRRPDDVDKATEPSSDPTSPASFIVPYGEFDGPKSPRTTDVASTSARGTTTRSQPTTQTATSSLPLGTTDTTAPSGDKSGSSKGSGTPVPAERSSKQTRYIVPMPQHQGQRAASELSGEGDGSVSGKETPDSSNTGKDLFAHWEKVFGKEGFEKSANRSDEGHDDIHEELPISGETSSTTARTDAVAPGGSASRSRVVTVPDARNVIPFEEAEKSLIIELNSMPLKPRPCETPKELPQAQRRSKKGPRRESLGVKRTAAVGNLVERQIVAKPKQDASPKEEHVFPVSVKLARRQTRPLRSSTYSEMHGPEPSSATTRDAAPDMTSITTRDVDLANLRKAAGKPGSPSSRRSKDPTRKRELPTSSHPAPRTPTYKYYMSHSSLSSDKRGPDTSSSDMSTHGREYYKGCLHAGKVLPLPGRTTDTKSLASSLPILEESDNQKKPAPDADHLPPGAPSAAPVPKGRKISPPKEIVEKEITPVKQPSVKDLEAAPPLKEVTPFPEQASVPLQRKASEEALLKPVSQTAIDERKEATPVPKLEAGSIAVPVEKPPPARKAEERVQEVPQDDGGATKLAKPGKGGDILEEKRPSVTPPPHPYAPIESTSKGDLSKLEEVSLGAEEKESEPKKSSEHTEGDVSLLSVEFPPKGSTEGSLAEKVPEEVIEKVWEPSDERKDASETGGPPTAFKSSSDGKQVVEKEDFAHAEAASAQGPTAGSEQSGKSKSGSNVGDLQMLEIEVAQDSPPEAAQGATAATPRGGSIVVKGEEAESFLAAKASDSRTTAKEDVETEGLPVAVEGEELTKRTSSAAGVSTSIKEDKPTSSEQPPSKSEAPLETEYSQPPEEEAGEKTHDEEQEEKPEEEHEETVWKEGESEAERERLDEGGETLPHEGSEERAPVEETEKSKEETEAPMSPLPPIAQASPDVQVKVAFLKPQGDEAYYIALVRIRTIPLLLLFGNILVLIILLVMSYLDLFVYLYVGPVVPPVVVPTGTKKGLGHVCRTIRCGIGGTTLFYAINHSVEPCDSMFQYVCERWIHEPSEKYQKVVLGAEKHVTDDMYSEIRRLVESYYPYAQSGHALGKLAMIYKDCEDFRRRDENGVGPLNKLRQKYSLSDWPYKGRFSGKPEEIMAEYIRDTGSGVFVSVRMIPDPEDAQMHARKLIALECSTFVLPTDMLLTYRTTQKEAIKAYKVYISSVVEDFQQGPSEKMVSNIFAFEVNLAHRCNVQCRKKRLKKIKVSEIGQYTDKDTGINWVKVLKTIVSGFTHEITADTMILVRSVSYFKKLGLLFRDATTKTRAMNYLGWRLMQKFSRHTTNKYRNSYRTFQENVLGQPRLDDWMRCLVDAAEAMPLAIGRVYAELMGYEAADYRALGMMMTLQEGLRHMIGEFKWVQGESKEKVSAIMSKSSITVGYPAWLINDTALNAYYATVPSSGQYLDLVAKAMGANYMNQLRSAATTTDAFSKMSNFIFPSRLVELHQKSGPPRESLLYDIRSNHFAIPSGVMSPPYYVSETTWSMNFGGLGVLVARDLVNEFFHALDAGWMGESERIEFKKSSDCVLTAIGKSSRTGTADEAVMKCGGLVSDLLALRLSYTAYHAYADARDETTLPGLEDKSPDQVFFVAAFRTLCTQLRERYYVPVVREKQQVPELAYLDALMRSMNEFTDAFNCPDGKYRQNVVRECLTGEKSGAARLKSRKRALWNPPNASMTLVETPTDTTPWRTVYKRRYNRTVLKRPLDRTGDAALVRNKF